TGGCTGGGCAACCCGTTACCGGAACGGGTTACCGGCTCCGACCTGGTCCCGCGCCTGCTGTGCGAAGCAGAGCGCAAGGGCTGGCGCGTGTTTTTCCTCGGAGGAAGCGAGCAAAGCGTTGCGATAGCGGCAGAGAAATCCCTCAAAAAGCATCCCAACCTAAAAATCGTCGGTGCCTACTCGCCGCCGTTCAAATCCCTGCTGGAGATGGACCATGAGGATATTGTGAGGCGCGTTTGCGCGGCCAGCCCGGACGTGCTGCTGGTCGCATTCGGCTGCCCCAAACAGGAAAAATGGATCAACATGCACTTCCGCAAGCTCGGTGTGCCGCTATCCGTGGGCGTGGGAGCCACGATTGATTTTCTGGCCGGCACCATGAAACGCGCGCCCGTCTGGATGCAGCGAACCGGGACTGAGTGGATTTACCGGATGCTTCAGGAGCCGCGCCGATTGTTCCGGCGGTATGGGACCGATCTCTGGATATTCAGTCGTGCCATTTTCAAACAGTGGTGGCACATGCGCACCGGTCGAGCAGCGAGCAGGACCGCCGATGCTCCGGCGGCACTCACGATCCTGGGTAAATCACTTCAAGTCCTCGAACTGCCTTCGCGGCTCGATGCGGAGGCGGTTCGGAGCAACAGTGAGCAATGGAACAAATTGGCGGAAGCGGACCGACATTTACTGGTGGACATGTCCAAGATTGAGTTTATTGACAGTACGGGCGCGGGTCTGCTGGTGCGTTTCGAGCGGCGGATGCGCGGGAGTAATCGGCAAATACTGCTCCTGGCTCCATCCAAGGCTGCGCAAGGAGCTTTGACGTTGATGCGCATCACCGATCTGTTGCCCACGGCACCAAACTTAGAGGCGGCTCGCGAAATGATCGCCCGCCGGATTGCCGAACAAGCCACGGTAGTTACGCCCAAGCTGCCCGGCGCGGAAGCAGCGTTGGCTTGGCAGGGAGAAATTGTGGCAGCCAATGCCGATGAGGTTTGGCGATCCACCGAACAATGCCTCGACCGCCTAGCCGGTAATGCCAGCACCCTGACCATCAATTTGGCCGGGGTGCGCTTCATGGACAGCACCGGCGTCGGATTGATGGTACGAGCCAGGAAACAGGCGGATTTGCGTGGAATCGAGGTGCAGTTTCTGGCTCCCTCGCCCGCAGTCCAAAACGTTCTGCGGACACTACGATTGCTGACCATGATTTCCGGGAGGGAAACTTGAGAATTGCCTTGTCCACCTCGGTTATTCAGCGGGGTAAGTCCGGCGTCGGCCAATACGTTTTCGCGCTCGTCAAAGCCATGTTGTCGTTCGCCGACAGACACGAGTTCCACTTGCTGGTGCTGGAGGACGATCTGCCACTTTTCGCCTTCGCCGCCGGGCGCATGAAGCTAGTGCCCGTGCCTGAGAAATGGCGTCCGGCGCTTCGGAACATCGTTTGGCACCAGGTGGTGCTGCCACGCTGGCTGAGGCAGCAACGCATGGATGTGCTGCATATCCCCAGTTACCGGCGGATGTTGTGGTCCGCGCCCTGCGCGCGGGTATCTACCATTCACGATCTGGCGCCATTCCATGTGTCAGGAAAATATGACTGGGCCAGAATGTTTTACGGGCGCGTCGTAGTGCGACAGCTCGCCCGTCGGCAGACTCAAGTCATCGCCATCAGTAGTAATACGGCGCACGATATTCGTCGGTTCTTTGGGGTCGAACCAAGCCGTCTTCACATCATTCACAATGGTATTGACCATCAACGCTTCACGGTGGGAGATGCCGCGCAAGCGCGACACGACGCGGCCCGGCGCTGGCGGTTCGACCGTCCGTTCTTTCTCTACGTGTCCCGCCTTGAACATCCGGCCAAAAACCATGTGCGGCTCATCGAGGCATTCAACCAATTTAAGTCGCAAACCGGGGCGGACTGGCTGCTCGTGCTTGGTGGAAGCGACTGGCACGGGGCGGAGCACATTCATGCCATGGCCAAGACTTCGCCGTTTGTCCGTGACATTCGGTTCCTTGGCTTCGTGCCAGACGATGTGTTGCCGGAGCTCTATCGTGCCGCAAGCGCGATGGTGTATCCGTCGCTGTTCGAGGGATTCGGCTTTCCGCCCATTGAGGCAATGGCGTGCG
The sequence above is drawn from the Verrucomicrobiota bacterium genome and encodes:
- a CDS encoding glycosyltransferase family 1 protein, producing the protein MRIALSTSVIQRGKSGVGQYVFALVKAMLSFADRHEFHLLVLEDDLPLFAFAAGRMKLVPVPEKWRPALRNIVWHQVVLPRWLRQQRMDVLHIPSYRRMLWSAPCARVSTIHDLAPFHVSGKYDWARMFYGRVVVRQLARRQTQVIAISSNTAHDIRRFFGVEPSRLHIIHNGIDHQRFTVGDAAQARHDAARRWRFDRPFFLYVSRLEHPAKNHVRLIEAFNQFKSQTGADWLLVLGGSDWHGAEHIHAMAKTSPFVRDIRFLGFVPDDVLPELYRAASAMVYPSLFEGFGFPPIEAMACGCPVISSTRGSLGEVVGDAAEIVEPESVASITSALCNMATNEPRRTQLRTAGFHNARRFDWAMNAKQVIDTYERAVIEFGKGRMTGAKETTFDRG
- a CDS encoding WecB/TagA/CpsF family glycosyltransferase, whose amino-acid sequence is MNSANQPTPASGYSPTSTGAGERQLDSTTAKPLRQRSLPAPIAILGVPFDIVTMAGTLELIEEMIISRKPHYAATANVDFVVQAMEDIELRRILLDAHLVLADGMPLVWASRWLGNPLPERVTGSDLVPRLLCEAERKGWRVFFLGGSEQSVAIAAEKSLKKHPNLKIVGAYSPPFKSLLEMDHEDIVRRVCAASPDVLLVAFGCPKQEKWINMHFRKLGVPLSVGVGATIDFLAGTMKRAPVWMQRTGTEWIYRMLQEPRRLFRRYGTDLWIFSRAIFKQWWHMRTGRAASRTADAPAALTILGKSLQVLELPSRLDAEAVRSNSEQWNKLAEADRHLLVDMSKIEFIDSTGAGLLVRFERRMRGSNRQILLLAPSKAAQGALTLMRITDLLPTAPNLEAAREMIARRIAEQATVVTPKLPGAEAALAWQGEIVAANADEVWRSTEQCLDRLAGNASTLTINLAGVRFMDSTGVGLMVRARKQADLRGIEVQFLAPSPAVQNVLRTLRLLTMISGRET